In Candidatus Nitrosotalea sinensis, the sequence CTCAAAGTATTGTGGAGGGAGCATAATCTGCGGGTCTTTTTTTGATTTGATGTGGTCAATTACTGCCTTGCAGATTTGGTTTATTGTATCTCTATCTGGAAGTAGGGAATAGTCTACATCTGAGCGGTCCTCTACAAATGTCAAAGATACTGCATTTACCCCCAAATCTACTGCTCTTTGAAAATAAGAGCCATCAAGAAATTCTCGAGTGTTAAATTTTGTAATGACGGAATTAAAATAATGAGGAACATTGTGTTCTGTTAGCATTTCTAGGTTCTGCATTACTCTCTGATATGTCTGGGGTGTCACTCCTCGAACTTTGCAATATGATTCTTCAAAAACAGAATCAATACTACATGTTATGAACTGGACGTATTTTTTTAGCTCATCAATGTCTATGGTATGCAAAAGGGAGCAATTTGTAATCAATGTGATTGGCATCTTTAGTGAATGAAGATGACGAATCAATTCCATAAAGTCAGGACGACTTGTGGGCTCGCCACCTTCTACTATGCACCAGATGCAGTATTGTGCAACTTTGTCAAATATCTGCTTCCACTGGTCTGTGGTAAGATCATTTTTTGATGCAAACTTGATCTGTCCCTGCTTGTCTGAATCACCAAACGGGCACATTGGGCAAAAATAATTACAATAATGTGTGAGGCTGAACAC encodes:
- a CDS encoding radical SAM protein, whose translation is MPVDIIRTINRVGKWSLNRAIGKRRPIIGVFSLTHYCNYFCPMCPFGDSDKQGQIKFASKNDLTTDQWKQIFDKVAQYCIWCIVEGGEPTSRPDFMELIRHLHSLKMPITLITNCSLLHTIDIDELKKYVQFITCSIDSVFEESYCKVRGVTPQTYQRVMQNLEMLTEHNVPHYFNSVITKFNTREFLDGSYFQRAVDLGVNAVSLTFVEDRSDVDYSLLPDRDTINQICKAVIDHIKSKKDPQIMLPPQYFEQILDHGRGMFDECGVWKSIFVNGNGTVMVPCWKYNDPKNTYSLLEKSVEEIWDAPQWEIAKTCHDCQVLGCIWYSSQPTTTFAQNYMRGLSKMINRHAPEISKDI